GGGTTAGTGTTAATGGTTGGGTTACTGTTAGGGTTAGTATTTGGGTTACCGTTGATGGTTGGGTATAATATTAGGGTTGGCTTTAGGATAagcattagggttagtgttaaTGGTTGGGTTACTGTTAGGGTTAGTATTTGGGTTACCGTTGATGGTTGGGTTAATATTAAGGTTGGCTTTAGGATGAGCATTACATTATGGTTAATGTTAATGGTTGGTTTACTGTTAGGGTTAGTATTTGGGTTACCGTTGATGGTTGGGTTAATATTAAGGTTGGCTTTAGGATGATCATTAGGGTTACTGTTAGGGTTAGTATTTGGGTTACCGTTGATAGTTGGGTTAGGTCAACGTAACGTCCAGTATAGTTGAAATTAGCTTTCATAACCTCCCATGACCCATTGAAAGCCCAATGCAACCATTAAAACCACCAAAGCCCTCCTTTGTATTAAAATTGTGAATGTCAAAATTTTGTCAAATTGTTCTCAATTTCTCAAAAATTTCCAGCTAATCTTTATATCTGGTGATCTCACTTGTGCCCTCTCTCCCACAGGTGGACATCTAAATCCGGCGTATTCACTCAGCCTGTGCGTCCTGGGTCGGTTCCCCTGGTGGAAACTGCCCATCTATGTCATCATCCAAGTGGTGGGGTCTTTTGCTGGAGCGGCAGCTGCATTCGCACTGTACTACGGTAAGACAAAGTCCcaccttctctccctcctgtgTCGTCTCTTGTGCTATTGAAAAACAGGACCTCTTtattgttactgtttttttttgctttctgtaagATGCCATCCAGAGTTACACCGGTGGCAACCTGACCGTGTACGGACCACGAGAGACGGCCTCCATATTTTCCTCATACCCCGCCTCCTACCTGAGCATCGCCAACGGTTTTCTCGACCAGGTGACACCATGGTGCAATTTCATCCACCGATGATTATCTGGTTCTCTTTCTGATTGTTCTCTTTATCAGCTGATAGATAAGTTGTCTTTTAACCTACAGCAtgttttaaagtggacctgtcatctgtcAAACTCTCAAATATGTGTTTTGGTTATAACCAAAACCGAAAattttcccctcacctcctgtttaGGTGACCACTTTAAAATTGAAATGCAAACAATACAGTACATCTTAAGATATTTTTATTTCGGCTAATTTCTCACAAACTATATTTATGCAGGTGATGGGGACAGCAATGTTGATGGTCGGCATCTTGGCCATCATTGACTCCAAGAACAAGCCGGTCCCAAAGGGTTTGGAGCCAGTCGTAGTTGGGATGCTGGTGTTCTCCATTGGCCTTTCCATGGGAGCGAATTGTGGTTATCCGATTAACCCGAGTCGAGACCTGGGGCCGCGGCTCTTCACCTACGTGGCGGGATGGGGCTCAGATGTCTTCAGGTTGGTGGCCAATTCTTTGAAAGTTTGTTGGTTGTAAAGAGCAGGAGGAAGGGTGTCCTTCAGTTTAGCTTGATTGTCTTTTCGGTCAACATGGATGCCACTCAAAAACATCTGTTAAAATTTAGAGGCGTAGGAGACTGGTTAGAACTTCAAGCAGCTTTTTTTTGGTCCTCGGTGGGCAGAACGCTCATAATGTATCCATCATGGAGGTTCTAACCCTTACCTTCCCTATCCAAAACAGTAAATGGGTTCATTAAGAGATTTACCTTAATTTTTGGTGGCGTGTGTCAGGGTGTGACCCTTTATCCTTATTAGTGCCCTGGATAATACTGGAGATATCTCTCCCTACGTCTGGTCCTCCTGTGAAATCCTGGGCTCTGCTGTGAATTGAACCTCTTCGTTCCAGTGGACCTCTATCTTCTTACAGTCTTAGTGCTCATTCacacttgcttcaacttcaacaaacattaaagcgcctaccacttcaacatgattttttatgtgtttttgatgcttcaattatgttttttttaagcattaaTGAATCTTAGCAAATGCCTTGTGTGTGTTGatattctatttgttttaaaggggcccagtggaACCCCAGCTCGTACCTCtactcagcagatcccctgctcattagtaccccttttcagcagatccccaactcattggtacccttgttcagcagatctccAGCCTATATGTACCCCTCAtttagcagatcccctgctcagtagtactcccatctctgctgatgccccactcagtagtatccccagcttTGCAGATCCCCCCGCTAAGCagcaacccccagctctgctgattccctgctcagtagtaacccccagctctgctgatccccctgttcagtagtaacccccagctctactgatcccccactcagtagtaacccccagctctgctgatcccccgctcagcaataacccccagctctgctgatcccccgctcagcaataacccccagctctgttgatcccccactcagtagtaacccctagctATGCtggtcccccactcagtagtaaccccaagctctgctgatcctctgctcagcagtagcccccagctctgttgatcccccactcagtagtaacccctagctATGCTGATCTcacacttagtagtaacccccagctctgctgatcctctgctcagcagtagcccccagctctgctgatcccccgctcagtagtaaccctcagctctgctgatcccccactcagtaataaaccccagctctgctgatcccacattcagtagtaacccctagctatgctgatcccccactcagtagtaacccccagctctgctgatctcacactcaatagtaacccccagctctgctgatcccccactcagtagtaacccccagctctgctgatcccccactcagtagtaacccccagctctgcagatctcccactcagtagtaacccccagctctgctgatccccgctcagtagtaacccccagctctgctgattccccgcttagtagtaaccctcagctctgctgatcccccactcagtagtaacccccagctctgctgatcccccactcagtagtaacccccagctctgcagatctcccactcagtagtaacccccagctctgctgatcctccgctcagtagtaactccccagctctgctgattcccagcTTAGTAGTAACCCTCAGTTCTGCTGATCCCCCAtgcagtagtaactcccagctctgctgatctcccactcagtagtaacccccagctctgctgatcctctgctcagtagtaaccccccagctctgctgattccctgttcgttagtaacccccagctctgccgatccccgttcagtagtaacccccagctctgcagatctcccactcagtagtaacccccagctctgctgatcctccactcagtagtaaccccccagctctgctgattcccagcTTAGTAGTAACCCTcagttctgctgatcccccactcagtagtaactcccagctctgctgatctcccactcagtagtaacccccagctctgctgatcctccgctcagtagtaaccccccagctctgctgattccccgctTAGTAGTAACCCTcagttctgctgatctcccactcagtagtaacccccggctttgttgatcctctggtttgctcatctttcccccccccagtccccctcACCTCCCGCTATATTTTTCCAATGCAGTGCACAACACGTGACATTGCTAGTTTTTCCTGCTTCGGTCaatcagctctgctgatcctctgccgctcagtcctctctctccagtccccactcACCCCATTTTTGAAGCGGAGCAAATACAACGTGTGACCAGGACTGTAAGGTCACCAttatatttagtgacaggagctctgATTGGCATTCAGAGCGCTTGAATAAaatgtgtccaatgccacattttgaaacaAGTGTAAACGAGGACTTAAGGAAAATTTTTCAGTGGGTGATAACTCCACCATGATGGTTCTTCCACAATGGTGTCACTGACCCATTGGTGGGGTATTCATAGGCGTATCAACCATCAACCAGTCCAGGGACAGCCCTGCAATAATAACCAAGCTTTATTTCTCCTTTACAGAGCCGGAAAAAACTGGTGGTGGGTGCCCATCGTAGCACCATGCGTGGGTGCTCTTTTTGGCACCTTGCTGTACCAGATCCTGGTGGAGATCCACCACCCGGCACAGGAAACCAAAGCGGAAGAGGCTACCTACGTGGAGACCCCAGCAGAAAAAATGAAGGAGATTCCAGTCTTCACCATCAATTTGGACAACTCTTTGTGTCATCGGCTTTGAATGGCCATCCATTGCGTGGTCCTAGTTTGGCCCAATGGTCCCTTCCCATTGCACATGGACTAACGGCTACTGTTGTGTCCTCTTATGGAAGTGTCCTTATTTACGGCACAACTGAAGTTATTAAACCTTTTTTGTTGTACAGGTGAGAGCTGCAGCAGAGGGGTTCTGGATAGAGCTGCATTGTGTGTACCCAGGATAGAGCTGGTTGTCTGGTACCCAGAGAAGCTAGGGCATCTCCCAAGGCTTCATTACCTGCTGAGGGCCATATCTTTGAGGAATAGTTCATGTCACCTGGGTTCCATTCAATGCGTTGTTCTCATCCACCTAGCAGGAGAGGAAGGGTGCCATTCCTGGCCTGCTAGTGAgaatgctagatgcctggctgtgTTTGGCTACAAAGGTTCTGAGTCTAGGACCTGGaaaaagcatgcagcaagtgaaagtCAAAGTTACAGGTCCTTGACTCAGTAGGTAGCAATTACAGAAAAGCTAGGTGAACAGTTGCAATGACAGGTGTCAGATGACTAGATATCATGATTTCTGTGGTGTCTCCTAACACCTGTCAATGCTTTTTGGGACCCTCAAACCCTCTGACATGCAAATGTCGACTTCCTAAAGTCTAGGTTCTGCCCTGCTGCTTCCCATTAGTCACTGAGCCTGCATGGGCCGGCTCGAGGAAGCtttcaaaggtgtacacatgcttaTTCAGTCACGTTACAAGAACCTAATAAGGTTAAATTAACGGTTAACTCCAGTTTTGTTCATAAAACATGAAATAGCCATTTTGTaactgtagcgctacccccacaggagccactaAATCttgaggtactcacactgtcccttgattcctgctgcactgggcaagacttctGTTTAGGCCTCCTACTGTCCAGATCCTCCCATGCCAGCCATGTGGTCTTCTGCACAAGACCCAAAGGTAATGAGATCCCTCTCTTTGGCTTCTTCTCCTTACTTTCTCCAGCCATCATTGACTCCAAGAACAAGCCGGTCCCAAAGGGTCTGGAGCCAGTCGTAGTTGGGATGCTGGGTTTCTACATTGGCCTTTCCATGGGAGCGAATTGTGGTTATCCGATTAACCCAAGTCGACACCTGGGGCCGCGGCTCTTCACCTACGTGGCGGGATGGGGCTCAGATGTCTTCAGGTTGGTGGCCAATTCTTTGGCAGTTTGTTGGTTGTAAAGAGCGGGCGGAAGGGTGTCCTTCAGTTTAGCTTGATTGTCTTTTCGGTCAACATGGATGCCACTCAAAACATCTGTTAAAATTTAGACACCCTTCCTCTCCTTACTTTCCTCAGCTTCAGCATCGAGGCAGATCCTCCCAGCCCCTCGGGGTCCCCTTCCAGGCCCCACAACAGAAACTTCAGCACTCCATCTTCTACCCGACTCTCCTGTTGACCAGGCTCCACAATATTTAATGGCTGATCCAGggccttctgcctggggattgaccagattccctcaagtatgcagatcaggacctcctggcctccgcccactaacttctagaagcttTGCCAATCTTCCAGAATCAAGGGGAGCTACCAGAGACCTCCCCTGTGGAGTCCTCCAGCCTGACCTGGAGTAACCCGACCCAATAACTCACACAACTATCAACGAGTCAGCAAAATAAATGTACCTACACTAGTTGCGCACTAGAGGGTGTTACATAACTGAAGGATTTTGCTTCCATCTAGAGCAAAAATTATcggaaaaaaaatcaaaactttgGGTTGTCATCTGGACCGGAATAGGGGGCAAGTCTTCCAGTggagacacctgttctggtgaccactaagaggggatttccctcactCTGGAGAGATTTCCaaccacttcctgttgtgtctaccgggacaggaagtaaaaggaaatcaccccaatgggtgacacagatggcaaaaaaaagaaaaaaaattctctaaaCTATCCACAGTTTGGGGTTCAGATATACTTTAAAATGAACCTGTAGTGGTAGAAATATGGAGACTTCCTTTTAAAAAATGCTATATTCCTGGTTGTCTCTGGCATCCTCTTCCTGCAACCATAGCAACAGTATTCTGTTTCCTCTACCCCCTGCTCCTGTAATTGCCTCCCGCCAGGACTCGGCACAGAGCTTCAGGTCAAATCACAGACAGCCTGGTTCTTTGAATGTGGCATCCTCAGCAATATCCTATTAGCCTTCCATGGGTTTTACCTTTGATGAGAAAGATATGAGTCTGGATGGGTGCTGGTGGTGCGGTGTTCCTTATTAGAAAATTGGGGCAGATCACATCATTACCCCACATGGTACTCATTTATGGAATAGCCCACCTCGGTATCTACAGGACAGAAGCAGCTGAGAATCTGCAGTTAGGTTTGCTGTAATCCTTACACTGTGAAGAATTGAGGAACGTCATCTGCAGTGGCTTGAAATGGCCACAAGAGGGCAACAAAGCGCCACCCTGTCTACATTTCCTCTTTTTGACTTGGAAAATGAGATTTAATGTATATAAATGTTTATTGTTTTCTTTGTTGAATGtaatcaaaatgataaaaaaaaaaaaatcaccgtaTTCAATGTCTGAGATCTGTGTGTGCTTTATCTTTTGTTTTATTATGTTTATGGAAAAGTTTAGTAAAGTGCTAATTAAATAATAATGGTGAAGGTGAGCTCTCAACAGGAGCGatgttgggaacccctcataatgggcacagcgggtgtacagacctgggaactcagcatagggatggtgggaacccctcataatgggcacagcgggtgtacagacccgggaactcagcacagggatggtgggaacccctcataatgggcacagcgggtgtacagacctgggaactcagcacagggatggtgggaactcctcataatgggcacagcgggtgtacagacctgggaactcagcacagggatggtgggaacccctcataatgggcacagcgggtgtacagacccgggaactcagcacaggaatggtgggaacccctcataatgggcacagcgggtgtacagacccgggaactcagcacagggatggtgagaacccctcataatgggcacagcgggtgtacagacccgggaactcagcacagggatggtgggaacccctcataatgggcacagcgggtgtacagacccgggaactcagcacagggatggtgggaactcctcataatgggcacagcgggtgtacagacctgggaactcagcacagggatggtgggaacccctcataatgggcacagcgggtgtacagacccgggaactcagcacaggaatggtgggaacccctcataatgggcacagcgggtgtacagacccgggaactcagcacagggatggtgagaacccctcataatgggcacagcgggtgtacagacccgggaactcagcacaggaatggtgggaacccctcataatgggcacagcgggtgtacagacccgggaactcagcacaggaatggtgggaacccctcataatgggcacagtgggtgtacagacctgggaactcagcacagggatggtgggaacccctcataatgggcacagcgggtgtacagacccgggaactcagcacagggatggtgggaacctctcataatgggcacagcgggtgtacagacccgggaactcagcacagggatggtgggaacccctcataatgggcacagcgggtgtacagacccgggaactcagcacagggatggtgggaacccctcataatggagaCACAACATTAagtaagaagaaatctctccaGTGAGGGACGTCTCCTGTGATttgtcttttcttctcttttcttgttGGATTTTCCTCACTTTCTGGTTCCGGGTCTCTTTTTTCTCAGACCCGGTTGATGGACCATCTTAGATACATTTTTGGAGCGGTTACAACGTTAAGTAAAAAATAGAACATAATTTGCCCCTGGGAGGGAGTGAAAGAGGAAGAGGTGGTGAGGGTCCTGGAGAGGAGCTCAGTGCGGCTCCCAGGGGCCAGGTGCTGCGGTGACAAATCCTGACCCTTCAGCAGTAAACAGTGGCCCCAGATTGCGCAACCTCTGGGGACCTTCAGCTCAATCTGGCCTCGGTTCCTCAAATGTTTTCCTGTCAGCCTAATATTTAttcagaggagaggggagggggggggggggacaagcaatGGGCCATTAGAAGACAGCAAGAGAAGAGAAGATAGAAAAATAGAGGAGAGACGTTTAGGAGAGGAGAAcgggagggaaggggaaaggaaaagagaggagagaagagaaggggagagcagaggggaggagaggagaggaaaaaaagggggggggggggagaacaggggaggaaaaaaagaaggaaaggggaaagaagaggagagaagaatATGAGGGAAGtcagaagggaaaggaaagaaaggaagaagaaaagtgagaaggggagaagagagggaAGAAGAACAGGAAGGAACTCAGGGAAGAGGGagaaggggaaaggagaggagaacaggagggaaggggaaaggagaagagaggagtggAGAGAAGAACAGGTGAGAAGGGGAAAACACAGGAGAGCGGAACAAGAGAGAAGGGAAGAAGATAGGAGAGGAGTATACAAGACAGGAGAGGAGAatagaggaaaggaaaggagagagggagCAGTAAGAGGAAGGAAAAGGAGAGACGAGAGGTGAAAAAgtgaggggaggggagaagagaggagaggagggaaaggagaggagaagaggaggatgaAAGGGAAAGGTAAGAGGGAGGGatagaagagagagagaataggagagaaaaagaaaacagaGAAGGGTTGAGGAGAGGAGAAGACAAGAGctaaagggaggagaggagaggaaaggaggggaaaagaggagaggagagaggggagaaaaaaagagaggagagataaagacacaaggggagaggagaggaaaaggcaagagagaaggggagaggagaggagtgaacaggagaggaggggaaaggacaagagagaagaagagaggagggataAAGAAAGGAGAGTAGAGGAAAAGACAAGAGAGAAGGGGTGTATAGTGAACGAGAGAGGAGGGGAAAAGacaagagagaaggggagaggagaagagtgaACAGGAGAGAAGGGGAaatgagaagagagaagaagagaggagtgaacaggagagaggagaggagaggggggggggacaagagtggaGAAATGAGGAGGGATaaagaaaggagaggagaaggggaggggagaggagtgaacaggagaggaggggaaaggacaagggaggagaggagaagaaaggagggataaagaaaagagaggagaggaggggaaaggacaagagaggagaagagatgagAGATAaagaaaggagaggaggggaaaagacaagagagaaggggagaggagaggaatgaacaggagaggagaggaggggaaaagacaagagagaaggggaaaggagaggagtgaacaggagaggagaggagggaaaaagacaagagagaaagggagaggagtgAACAGGAGAGGAGGGGAAAGGACAAGAGAGGAGCAGAGTGAACAGGATAGGAGAGAAGGGGAAAGGACAAGAGAGGAAAAGAGATGAGGAATAAAGAAAGGAGAGGAGGGGATAAGACAAgtgagaaggggagaggagaggagtgaacaggagaggagaggaggggaaaggaCAAGAGAGGAGAGGATGGATAAAGAAAGCAGAAGAGAGGAAAAGACAATAGACAAGGGGTAAGgaaaggagaggagcagagagggaaggaagggaagagaggaaAACGGGAGAGAGCTAGAGGAGAGAAGAACAGgggtgaggaggagaggagaagaaaggaagggaaaagagaagagagaagaggaggagaggaacagactcttatgccttgtacacacgaccggacttttcgaccgaactggtccgacggaacgaatccttcagacaa
This Aquarana catesbeiana isolate 2022-GZ linkage group LG13, ASM4218655v1, whole genome shotgun sequence DNA region includes the following protein-coding sequences:
- the AQP10 gene encoding aquaporin-10, which gives rise to MACRPARERLQNRLRLRNTLARECLAEFLGVFVLLLITVAATAQGVTSQNTKGNFFCMYLAGAIAVVIAIYVSGGVSGGHLNPAYSLSLCVLGRFPWWKLPIYVIIQVVGSFAGAAAAFALYYDAIQSYTGGNLTVYGPRETASIFSSYPASYLSIANGFLDQVMGTAMLMVGILAIIDSKNKPVPKGLEPVVVGMLVFSIGLSMGANCGYPINPSRDLGPRLFTYVAGWGSDVFRAGKNWWWVPIVAPCVGALFGTLLYQILVEIHHPAQETKAEEATYVETPAEKMKEIPVFTINLDNSLCHRL